The Clostridium sporogenes genome contains a region encoding:
- the pcrA gene encoding DNA helicase PcrA translates to MDLKNKLNKEQYEAATIIDGPLLILAGAGSGKTRVLTYRIAHMIENLNIYPSKILAITFTNKAAGEMKERIKSLVGDVVEGMWVSTFHSSCVRILRREIDKLGYDKNFTIYDTYDQKTLVKQCMEELNINDKDITDREIINTISSQKDNLISPKEFKKFSSGNYRKDKIADAYTLYQKKLKTNNALDFDDLIYKTVELFKTNEEALQFYQRKFKYIMVDEYQDTNKSQYELVKLLASVHRNICVVGDDDQCIYEWRGADISNILNFEKDYKEAKVIKLEQNYRSKGNILNAANEVIKNNSQRKNKVLRTENENGNKIKVFRAYSDIDEAKFIASEIKKIIKDSDKSFNDFAVLYRTNAQSRIFEDIFMKGDIPYRLIGGLKFYDRKEIKDLMAYLKLINNPLDDISLRRIINVPKRSIGDATVKKVQEFANEMDECMYSVLLDADQILTLSQRSITSIKKFVSIINSFIRKKDDISVSALIKEILEDTGYLKELKNSKNPDDVSRVENLKELVSAASDFERESEDKSLGAFLEKVALVTDIDNYDENSDSVAMMTVHSAKGLEFPVVFMVGMENGIFPGTQSLSDPKEMEESRRLCYVAITRAKEQLYITSAEIRKVFGRTVAYGISDFVSEISKDLKDNVNINGEVATSTVLPKNFISRSQRTNSINSYKAPNSNNVPKNNIDSNKLSVGSKVKHKDFGVGTIVSMSKVSNDVKLTIAFDRRGVKILMLSMAPVEAV, encoded by the coding sequence ATGGATTTAAAGAATAAATTAAATAAAGAACAATATGAAGCTGCTACTATTATAGATGGACCGTTATTAATACTTGCAGGAGCAGGTTCAGGTAAAACAAGAGTTTTGACTTATAGAATTGCTCATATGATAGAGAATTTAAATATATATCCCTCTAAAATTTTGGCTATAACTTTTACAAATAAGGCTGCTGGAGAAATGAAGGAGAGAATAAAATCTTTAGTAGGAGATGTGGTAGAAGGAATGTGGGTTTCTACATTTCACTCTAGTTGTGTAAGGATTTTAAGAAGAGAAATAGATAAATTAGGCTATGATAAAAACTTTACAATATATGATACCTATGATCAAAAAACTTTGGTTAAACAATGTATGGAAGAATTAAATATAAATGATAAAGATATTACAGATAGGGAAATAATAAACACTATAAGTAGTCAAAAGGATAATTTAATATCACCTAAAGAATTTAAAAAATTTTCTAGTGGAAATTATAGAAAAGATAAAATTGCAGATGCATATACTTTATATCAAAAAAAATTGAAGACTAATAATGCATTGGACTTTGACGATTTAATATATAAAACTGTTGAATTATTTAAAACAAATGAAGAAGCATTACAATTCTACCAAAGAAAGTTTAAATATATAATGGTAGATGAATATCAAGATACTAATAAATCTCAATATGAATTAGTAAAATTATTAGCGTCTGTTCATAGAAATATATGTGTAGTTGGTGATGATGACCAATGTATATATGAATGGAGAGGGGCGGATATAAGCAATATATTAAATTTTGAGAAGGATTATAAAGAAGCTAAAGTTATAAAATTAGAACAAAATTATAGATCAAAGGGTAATATATTAAATGCTGCTAATGAGGTTATAAAAAATAATTCTCAAAGAAAAAATAAGGTTCTAAGAACTGAAAATGAAAATGGGAACAAGATAAAGGTGTTTAGAGCATATTCTGATATAGATGAGGCAAAGTTTATAGCTTCTGAAATTAAAAAAATAATAAAAGATAGTGATAAATCTTTTAATGATTTTGCTGTTTTATATAGAACTAATGCGCAGTCACGTATTTTTGAAGACATATTTATGAAAGGGGATATACCTTATAGATTAATAGGTGGATTAAAGTTTTATGACAGAAAAGAAATAAAAGACTTAATGGCCTATTTAAAACTTATAAACAATCCATTAGATGATATAAGTTTAAGAAGAATAATAAATGTTCCCAAAAGAAGTATAGGTGATGCTACAGTAAAAAAAGTTCAGGAATTTGCAAATGAAATGGATGAATGTATGTACAGTGTGCTTTTAGACGCAGATCAAATATTAACATTGTCCCAAAGAAGCATAACATCTATCAAAAAGTTTGTAAGTATAATTAATAGTTTTATAAGAAAAAAAGATGATATAAGCGTATCTGCTCTCATAAAAGAAATATTAGAAGATACAGGTTATTTAAAGGAATTAAAGAATTCTAAAAATCCAGATGATGTAAGTAGGGTAGAAAATTTAAAAGAATTAGTTTCAGCAGCATCAGATTTTGAAAGAGAATCAGAAGATAAATCTTTAGGAGCCTTCTTAGAAAAAGTAGCATTAGTTACAGATATAGATAATTATGATGAAAATTCAGATAGTGTTGCTATGATGACAGTGCATAGTGCTAAAGGATTAGAATTTCCTGTAGTATTTATGGTAGGCATGGAAAATGGAATATTTCCTGGAACACAATCATTATCAGATCCAAAGGAAATGGAAGAATCACGAAGATTATGTTATGTTGCTATAACAAGAGCAAAAGAGCAATTATATATAACTTCAGCAGAAATTAGAAAAGTGTTTGGAAGAACTGTAGCCTATGGTATATCGGATTTTGTAAGTGAAATATCCAAAGATTTAAAAGATAATGTGAACATTAATGGAGAAGTAGCAACTAGCACAGTATTACCTAAAAATTTTATTTCAAGATCACAGAGAACAAACAGTATTAATTCCTATAAAGCTCCTAATTCAAACAACGTACCGAAAAATAATATAGATTCTAATAAGCTTAGTGTTGGTTCAAAGGTTAAGCATAAAGACTTTGGAGTAGGAACTATAGTTAGTATGAGTAAGGTTTCTAATGATGTAAAGTTAACTATTGCTTTTGATCGTAGAGGTGTTAAAATATTGATGCTTAGTATGGCACCAGTTGAAGCGGTTTAG
- a CDS encoding YerC/YecD family TrpR-related protein: protein MDQYKSKIESEEMDFLCEAFLSLKTKEECYRFFDDICTINEIKALEQRIQVARMLRKKITYLEIAAATGASTATISRVNRCLNYGSEGYKIVLNRIENK, encoded by the coding sequence ATGGATCAGTATAAATCTAAAATAGAAAGCGAAGAAATGGACTTTCTGTGTGAGGCTTTTTTAAGTTTAAAAACTAAAGAAGAATGTTATAGGTTTTTTGACGATATATGTACTATTAACGAGATAAAAGCTTTAGAACAAAGGATTCAAGTAGCTAGAATGCTTAGGAAGAAAATTACATATTTAGAAATAGCAGCGGCTACAGGGGCTAGTACTGCTACTATAAGCAGAGTAAATAGATGTCTTAACTATGGAAGTGAAGGCTATAAAATAGTATTAAATAGAATAGAGAACAAATAA
- a CDS encoding pseudouridine synthase: MERLDKILANLGYGTRKEVKALIKKGQVDVDGEVVKDNGMQIDPEKNKIFVLGKELVYKKYIYLMMNKPQGVISATFDNYDETVVDLLEDEDRIFEPFPVGRLDKNTVGLLLLTNDGELNHRLISPKWHVDKIYYATINKKVTEEDIEKFKKGIVLDDGYECFPAKLEIIKSFNEESEVRVTIHEGKFHQVKRMFESVDKKVIYLKREEFGPLKLDESLEEGQYRELTDEEISILKNI; the protein is encoded by the coding sequence ATGGAACGTTTAGATAAAATATTAGCTAATTTAGGATATGGTACAAGAAAAGAAGTTAAGGCCTTGATTAAAAAGGGGCAAGTTGATGTTGATGGTGAAGTTGTTAAGGATAATGGTATGCAAATAGATCCCGAAAAAAATAAAATATTTGTATTGGGAAAAGAATTGGTTTATAAAAAATATATTTATTTAATGATGAATAAACCCCAAGGTGTAATTTCTGCAACTTTTGACAACTATGATGAAACTGTTGTAGATTTGTTAGAAGATGAAGATAGAATTTTTGAACCATTTCCTGTAGGAAGGTTAGATAAAAATACAGTAGGATTACTTTTGCTTACTAATGATGGTGAATTAAATCACAGGCTTATATCTCCTAAATGGCATGTGGATAAAATATATTATGCCACAATTAATAAAAAAGTTACTGAAGAAGATATAGAAAAATTTAAAAAAGGCATAGTATTAGATGATGGATATGAATGTTTTCCTGCAAAACTTGAAATAATAAAATCATTTAATGAGGAATCAGAAGTAAGAGTTACTATACATGAAGGTAAATTTCATCAAGTTAAAAGAATGTTTGAAAGTGTTGATAAAAAGGTTATTTACTTAAAAAGAGAAGAATTTGGGCCACTAAAATTGGATGAAAGCTTAGAAGAGGGACAATATAGAGAATTAACAGATGAAGAGATATCTATATTAAAAAATATATAA
- a CDS encoding lytic transglycosylase domain-containing protein yields MKVNSSEMVLQQMLQMQLMGQIMKTSFGDSSNFQIVLDSLLKAMENKDISASNNMLSLDGVTNSGNKYYGAGQRLEDAKIEINNIKSEVRTGNITIDSAVEKASRKYGIDKELLMAVIKQESDFNPNCVSNAGAKGLMQLMPGTAREVGVTNPFDIEQNIDGGTKYLKKMLDMHGNVKELALAAYNAGPGTIQWRGVKNVSDINRLPSETRNYVKNIMKNYGV; encoded by the coding sequence ATGAAAGTAAACAGTAGTGAAATGGTATTACAACAAATGCTACAAATGCAATTGATGGGACAGATAATGAAAACATCCTTTGGAGATTCATCAAATTTTCAAATAGTTTTAGATAGCTTATTAAAGGCCATGGAAAATAAGGATATTAGTGCTTCAAATAATATGTTATCATTAGACGGTGTAACAAATAGTGGAAATAAATATTATGGAGCAGGCCAAAGATTAGAAGATGCGAAAATAGAAATAAATAATATAAAATCTGAAGTTAGAACCGGTAATATAACTATAGATAGCGCTGTAGAAAAAGCTTCAAGAAAATATGGTATAGATAAAGAACTTTTAATGGCAGTTATAAAGCAGGAATCGGATTTCAATCCTAATTGTGTATCAAATGCAGGGGCCAAGGGGCTAATGCAGCTTATGCCAGGTACTGCTAGAGAAGTAGGAGTTACAAACCCCTTTGATATAGAACAAAATATAGATGGGGGAACAAAATATTTAAAGAAAATGCTAGATATGCATGGAAACGTAAAAGAGTTAGCGTTGGCAGCATATAATGCAGGTCCTGGAACCATTCAGTGGAGAGGGGTAAAAAACGTTTCTGATATAAACAGATTGCCAAGTGAAACAAGAAATTATGTAAAAAATATAATGAAAAATTATGGAGTATAA
- a CDS encoding triple tyrosine motif-containing protein: MEELNIIFDKESPQEKNSSIKIKAFIESNKKILYKFIIGKEGMWNTVSDFNFNDTISWVPEEEGNYIIMVQAKKEDSTKPFDFISKFDYIIGEAEEKFIRNVYLNKDALNMGERIEAVVESNKFPLMFKYWLKEDDNWKLIKDYSTENSISFVVKKPGIQELMVECKDLKSVKDYDDSFKVVFKVNSIDNVEIVDFNCLTKELICDEDLVFKVESVYEEGRDILYKFIKIDSNGTQECIQDYSSNNVVSYTEKDSGDYKLLCLVKDMYSQNEFDDRAMLKFTVKAYRDIVIRKFTTNLNSPQMTDTAIELKINAEGGKELLYKFIIEGKHIEDSGYIRNNVYTWIPSIPGKYSIEAWVKDASSENEFDDKSSIEYTINLEYIKEPIKIEKVILDKGKHVLKGEEVEIRAISNGGNNVRYAFYIKKDGKEEEKIDFGTCNWAKFIPKETGTYELEVLAKHKYSSREYDSHYIAYINSHNYIPAIIDYVICPVKTSYIVGDEILLKVIIQNTKDNLIKYILKINNEKVEETDYIENKDFKYIPKCSGAYTIEVLAKNKESEEIYDSKKEVKFYVREALPITNTKIKTSRTDIKCNETVTFSVDSEGGNAVLYQFYIMNKGEWKLVQDYSRKKYYTFMPFNEGAYEVLVLSKSSFLKCAYEDYDIFKFKV, translated from the coding sequence ATGGAAGAGTTAAATATTATTTTTGATAAGGAAAGTCCTCAGGAGAAGAATTCTAGCATAAAAATTAAAGCTTTTATAGAAAGCAATAAAAAAATTTTATATAAATTCATAATAGGAAAAGAAGGTATGTGGAATACAGTTAGTGATTTTAATTTTAATGACACTATAAGTTGGGTACCTGAAGAAGAGGGCAATTATATAATAATGGTACAAGCTAAGAAGGAAGATAGCACCAAACCCTTTGATTTTATTAGCAAATTTGATTATATAATAGGAGAGGCAGAGGAAAAGTTTATAAGAAATGTATATTTGAATAAAGATGCTCTCAATATGGGAGAAAGAATAGAAGCGGTAGTAGAAAGTAACAAGTTCCCATTAATGTTTAAATATTGGTTAAAGGAAGATGATAATTGGAAGCTTATAAAGGATTATTCTACAGAAAATAGCATATCTTTTGTAGTAAAAAAGCCAGGTATACAAGAACTTATGGTTGAATGTAAAGATTTAAAATCTGTTAAGGACTATGATGATTCTTTTAAAGTAGTTTTTAAAGTTAATTCTATAGATAATGTAGAAATAGTTGATTTTAATTGCTTAACTAAAGAATTAATATGTGATGAAGACTTGGTTTTTAAAGTGGAATCAGTTTATGAGGAAGGTAGAGATATATTATATAAATTTATAAAAATAGATAGTAATGGAACACAGGAATGTATACAAGATTATTCTAGTAATAATGTAGTATCTTATACAGAAAAAGATAGTGGAGATTATAAATTGTTATGTTTAGTAAAGGATATGTATTCTCAAAATGAATTTGATGATAGAGCTATGTTAAAATTTACAGTTAAAGCCTATAGAGACATCGTTATAAGAAAATTTACAACTAATTTAAACTCACCTCAAATGACAGATACTGCTATAGAGTTGAAAATAAATGCAGAAGGTGGTAAGGAACTTTTATATAAGTTTATAATAGAAGGTAAGCATATAGAGGATTCTGGATATATAAGAAACAATGTATATACATGGATACCTTCTATCCCAGGTAAATATTCTATAGAAGCCTGGGTAAAAGATGCTTCTAGTGAAAATGAATTTGATGATAAGTCTTCTATAGAATATACGATAAACTTAGAATATATTAAGGAACCTATAAAAATTGAAAAAGTAATATTAGACAAAGGGAAACATGTTTTAAAAGGAGAAGAAGTAGAAATAAGAGCCATAAGTAATGGAGGAAATAATGTAAGATATGCATTTTATATAAAAAAAGATGGAAAAGAAGAAGAAAAAATAGATTTTGGTACTTGTAATTGGGCTAAGTTTATACCAAAGGAAACAGGTACATATGAACTAGAAGTTTTAGCAAAACATAAATATTCATCTAGAGAATATGATTCTCATTATATAGCTTATATAAACAGCCATAATTATATACCAGCTATAATTGATTATGTTATATGCCCAGTGAAGACTAGTTATATAGTAGGAGATGAGATATTATTAAAAGTTATTATTCAAAATACAAAGGATAATTTAATAAAATATATTTTAAAAATAAATAATGAAAAAGTAGAAGAAACAGATTATATTGAAAATAAAGATTTTAAATATATACCTAAATGTAGTGGAGCCTATACTATAGAAGTATTAGCTAAAAATAAAGAAAGTGAAGAAATTTATGATTCTAAAAAAGAAGTTAAATTTTATGTAAGGGAAGCATTGCCTATAACAAATACAAAGATAAAAACTAGCAGGACAGATATAAAATGTAATGAAACTGTAACTTTTAGCGTAGATAGTGAGGGAGGAAATGCAGTTCTTTATCAATTTTATATTATGAATAAAGGGGAATGGAAGTTAGTTCAAGATTATAGCAGAAAGAAATATTATACCTTTATGCCTTTTAATGAAGGGGCATATGAAGTATTAGTTTTATCAAAAAGTAGCTTTTTAAAGTGTGCTTATGAAGATTATGATATATTTAAATTTAAAGTGTAA
- a CDS encoding YaiI/YqxD family protein, with translation MRILVDADACPGRNIIEQVAKKYKIDVMMFCDINHVINSNYSIIKYVDHGFQSVDMVLINATKENDIIITQDFGVAAMALGKKAKAINPKGYIFSNDNIDRMLFERHVSAKMRRAGIKNTSNHKKRNLEDDARLEKNLIKLIIQ, from the coding sequence ATGAGAATATTAGTAGATGCAGATGCTTGCCCTGGAAGAAACATAATAGAACAGGTAGCTAAAAAATATAAAATAGATGTTATGATGTTTTGCGATATAAATCATGTTATAAATAGTAATTATAGTATTATTAAATATGTAGATCATGGATTTCAAAGTGTAGATATGGTTTTAATAAATGCAACTAAAGAAAATGATATAATAATAACTCAAGATTTTGGAGTAGCCGCTATGGCTCTTGGAAAAAAAGCTAAAGCTATAAATCCTAAAGGGTATATATTTAGTAATGACAATATAGATAGAATGTTATTTGAAAGACATGTAAGTGCAAAAATGAGAAGAGCAGGTATAAAAAATACTTCCAATCATAAAAAAAGAAATTTAGAAGATGATGCTAGATTAGAGAAAAATCTTATAAAACTAATAATTCAATAA
- a CDS encoding glucose-6-phosphate isomerase, with the protein MENSLSLDLTKTRPYVEEHEIQYLESIIREMDNTLGKKTGPGNKFLGWMDLPINYNKEEFARIKKAAEKIKNTCDVFIVIGIGGSYLGSRAAIEMISNTFYNNLDKNQRRVPQIYFAGNNISSTYMADLLELVKDKDICVNVISKSGTTTEPAIAFRIFKELLEKKYGKEGAKERIFATTDGVKGALRTLADSEGYESFIIPDDVGGRFSVLTPVGLLPIAVSGIDIDEMMKGAADAREEYSSDNIDKNHVYRYVAVRNALYRKGKTTEMLVNFEPCLHYFGEWWKQLYGESEGKDRKGIFPAAADFSTDLHSMGQYIQEGLRNIFETFINVENPRKSIIVKEDKENLDGLNFLAEKDMDYVNHQALRGTVLAHNDGGVPAMILNVPELSAYYFGQLVYFFEKACGISGYLQGVNPFDQPGVEAYKKNMFALLGKPGYEDMKATLEERLK; encoded by the coding sequence ATGGAAAATTCTTTAAGTCTTGATTTGACAAAAACTAGACCTTATGTGGAAGAACATGAAATACAATATTTGGAATCAATAATAAGAGAAATGGATAATACTCTTGGTAAAAAAACAGGTCCAGGAAATAAATTTTTAGGTTGGATGGATTTACCTATAAATTATAATAAAGAAGAGTTTGCAAGAATAAAAAAGGCAGCAGAAAAAATAAAAAATACTTGTGATGTGTTTATTGTTATAGGCATAGGAGGATCTTATCTAGGATCAAGGGCTGCTATAGAAATGATATCCAATACATTTTATAATAATTTAGATAAGAACCAAAGAAGAGTGCCACAAATATATTTTGCAGGTAACAATATAAGTTCTACTTATATGGCTGATTTATTAGAATTAGTTAAAGATAAAGATATATGTGTAAATGTAATATCTAAATCAGGTACAACTACAGAGCCAGCTATAGCTTTTAGAATATTTAAAGAATTATTAGAAAAGAAGTATGGAAAAGAAGGAGCAAAAGAAAGAATATTTGCTACTACAGATGGAGTTAAAGGTGCTTTAAGAACTTTAGCTGATTCAGAAGGCTATGAAAGCTTTATAATACCAGATGATGTAGGTGGAAGATTTTCAGTTTTAACTCCAGTAGGATTATTACCTATAGCTGTGTCTGGAATAGATATAGATGAAATGATGAAAGGTGCAGCCGATGCTAGAGAAGAATATTCTTCAGATAATATAGACAAAAATCATGTGTATAGATATGTAGCAGTAAGAAATGCTCTATATAGAAAAGGAAAGACTACAGAAATGTTAGTTAATTTTGAGCCATGCCTACATTATTTCGGAGAATGGTGGAAACAACTATATGGAGAAAGTGAAGGTAAAGATAGAAAGGGAATATTCCCAGCAGCAGCAGATTTTTCAACAGATTTACATTCTATGGGACAATATATACAAGAAGGTTTAAGAAATATATTTGAAACATTTATAAATGTAGAAAACCCTAGAAAATCAATTATAGTAAAAGAAGATAAAGAAAATTTAGATGGACTTAACTTTTTAGCAGAGAAAGACATGGATTATGTAAATCATCAAGCATTAAGAGGTACTGTTTTAGCTCACAATGATGGTGGTGTTCCAGCTATGATATTAAATGTTCCAGAGCTTTCAGCTTATTATTTTGGACAATTAGTGTATTTCTTTGAAAAAGCTTGTGGAATAAGTGGATATTTACAAGGGGTTAATCCTTTTGATCAACCAGGAGTAGAAGCATATAAAAAGAATATGTTTGCTCTTTTGGGAAAACCAGGCTATGAAGATATGAAAGCTACATTAGAAGAAAGATTGAAGTAA
- a CDS encoding zinc-ribbon domain-containing protein, translating to MADKTLTCKDCGKEFVFTEGEQEFYKEKGFENEPQRCPECRRARKQERNNNRGFRR from the coding sequence ATGGCAGATAAGACGCTAACATGTAAAGATTGTGGAAAGGAATTCGTTTTCACTGAAGGAGAACAAGAATTCTATAAAGAAAAGGGATTCGAAAACGAACCACAAAGATGCCCAGAATGTAGAAGAGCAAGAAAACAAGAAAGAAACAACAATAGAGGATTCAGAAGATAA
- a CDS encoding TetR/AcrR family transcriptional regulator: MVLKSKIKSTSSGKFLEKKLLKEKKLYESAYELFITKGINDTSIDDIVKKAGVAKGTFYLYFKNKYDIIDRIIIKKSLSIIKEALKYTMNESKGEFIESVLCFTDYIIEYLKNNKRLLKLIHKNLSWGIFRKALLNSSQTKEITDIRNIFKNIIIKRQIDGKEFEKRLFMIIELTGTVCYSSIILDEPYPIEEMKASLFDVISKILQPLSERKI, encoded by the coding sequence ATGGTTCTAAAATCTAAGATAAAATCTACTTCTAGTGGAAAGTTTCTAGAAAAAAAATTATTAAAAGAAAAAAAATTATATGAATCTGCTTATGAACTTTTTATAACAAAGGGTATAAATGACACTTCTATAGACGATATAGTAAAAAAAGCAGGGGTAGCTAAGGGAACCTTCTATTTATATTTTAAAAATAAATATGATATTATTGATAGAATAATAATAAAGAAAAGTTTAAGTATAATTAAGGAAGCTTTGAAGTATACTATGAATGAAAGTAAGGGAGAGTTTATAGAATCAGTGCTTTGTTTTACAGATTATATAATAGAATATCTTAAAAATAATAAAAGATTATTAAAGCTTATACATAAGAATTTATCCTGGGGTATATTTAGAAAGGCCTTATTAAATTCTAGCCAAACAAAGGAAATTACTGATATAAGAAATATATTTAAGAATATAATAATTAAACGACAAATAGATGGAAAAGAATTTGAGAAAAGACTATTTATGATTATAGAATTAACAGGAACAGTTTGTTATAGTTCTATAATATTAGATGAACCTTATCCTATAGAAGAAATGAAAGCATCTTTATTTGATGTTATAAGTAAAATATTACAACCTTTATCTGAAAGAAAAATATAA
- a CDS encoding D-2-hydroxyacid dehydrogenase — protein MKILMYSVREHEKPAIKKWLEANPGVQIDLSDEALSEDTVCKVKDYDGIAIQQTNSIGGETVYSTLKKYGIRQIASRTAGVDMIDLKMASENNIIVTNVPAYSPNAIAELAVTHTMNLLRNIKTVNKRIAFGDYRWSADLIAREVRSITVGVVGTGKIGRTSAKLFKGLGANVIGYDAYPDKKLEENNLLTYKDSLEDLLKEADVVTLHTPLLESTKHMINKNNLKYMKPNAFIVNTGRGGIINTEDLIEALEENKIAGAALDTFENEGLFLNKVIDPTKIPDPQLDKLLKMDQVLITHHVGFFTTTAVQNMVDTSLDSVMEVLKTNDSVNKAN, from the coding sequence ATGAAAATACTAATGTACAGCGTGCGTGAGCACGAAAAACCAGCTATAAAAAAGTGGTTAGAAGCAAATCCTGGGGTTCAAATTGATCTATCTGATGAGGCTCTTTCTGAAGATACTGTCTGTAAGGTAAAGGACTATGATGGAATTGCAATTCAACAAACAAATAGTATAGGCGGAGAAACTGTTTATTCTACTCTTAAAAAATATGGAATTAGGCAAATAGCTTCAAGAACTGCTGGAGTAGATATGATTGATTTAAAAATGGCTTCAGAGAATAATATTATTGTAACTAATGTTCCTGCTTATTCTCCAAATGCTATTGCAGAACTTGCTGTAACTCATACAATGAACTTGCTGAGAAACATTAAAACTGTAAATAAAAGAATAGCTTTTGGTGATTATCGTTGGTCAGCTGATCTTATAGCTAGAGAGGTAAGATCTATAACAGTTGGTGTAGTAGGTACAGGTAAAATAGGTAGAACTTCTGCCAAGCTTTTTAAAGGGCTAGGAGCAAATGTTATAGGTTATGATGCTTATCCAGACAAAAAATTAGAAGAAAATAATCTCCTTACTTATAAAGATTCATTAGAAGATCTTTTAAAAGAAGCTGATGTTGTGACCTTACACACACCTCTTCTAGAAAGTACTAAACATATGATAAATAAGAATAACTTAAAATATATGAAGCCAAATGCTTTCATAGTAAATACTGGTCGTGGTGGAATTATCAACACTGAAGATCTTATTGAAGCCTTAGAAGAAAATAAAATAGCTGGAGCTGCACTTGATACATTTGAAAATGAAGGATTATTCTTGAATAAAGTCATTGATCCAACTAAAATTCCTGATCCTCAACTTGATAAATTACTAAAAATGGATCAAGTCTTAATTACTCATCATGTTGGATTCTTTACTACTACTGCAGTTCAAAATATGGTTGATACTAGCTTAGATAGTGTTATGGAAGTTTTAAAAACTAATGATAGTGTAAATAAAGCAAACTAG
- a CDS encoding D-isomer specific 2-hydroxyacid dehydrogenase family protein gives MKILAYCVRPDEIDSFKNFSEKYGHTVDLIPDSFGPSVAHLAKGYDGISILGNDTCNREALEKIKDCGIKYLATRTAGVNNIDFDAAKEFGINVANVPAYSPNSVSEFTVGLALSLTRKIPFALKRVELNNFALGGLIGVELRNLTLGVIGTGRIGLKVIEGFSGFGMKKMIGYDIFENEKAKEYIEYKSLDEVYKEADIITLHAPLTDDNYHMIGKESIAKMKDGVFIINAARGALIDSEALIEGLKSGKIAGAALDSYEYEQGVFHNNKMNEIMKDDTLARLKSFPNVVITPHLGFYTDEAVSNMVEITLMNLQEFELKGTCKNQRVCK, from the coding sequence ATGAAAATTTTAGCTTATTGTGTAAGACCTGATGAAATTGATTCATTTAAAAATTTTTCTGAAAAATATGGACATACTGTTGATTTAATACCAGATTCTTTTGGTCCAAGTGTGGCTCATTTAGCTAAAGGATATGATGGCATTTCAATTTTGGGAAATGATACTTGTAACAGAGAAGCATTAGAGAAAATTAAAGATTGTGGTATAAAATATTTAGCAACCAGAACTGCTGGAGTAAATAATATAGATTTTGATGCTGCAAAAGAATTTGGTATAAATGTAGCTAATGTTCCAGCTTATTCTCCTAATTCAGTTTCAGAGTTTACTGTAGGACTCGCATTATCCCTAACAAGGAAAATTCCTTTTGCATTAAAAAGAGTAGAGCTTAACAATTTTGCATTAGGTGGATTAATAGGAGTAGAATTAAGAAACTTAACTTTAGGAGTTATAGGAACTGGAAGAATAGGTTTAAAAGTAATTGAAGGCTTTTCAGGCTTTGGTATGAAAAAGATGATAGGTTACGATATTTTTGAAAATGAAAAGGCTAAAGAATATATTGAATATAAATCTTTAGATGAAGTATATAAAGAAGCAGACATAATAACACTACATGCACCTTTAACAGATGATAATTACCATATGATAGGGAAAGAGAGTATTGCTAAAATGAAAGACGGTGTATTCATAATAAATGCAGCACGAGGAGCATTAATTGATAGTGAAGCTTTAATAGAAGGACTGAAATCTGGTAAAATAGCTGGAGCAGCCTTAGATTCTTATGAATATGAACAAGGAGTTTTCCATAACAATAAAATGAATGAAATCATGAAAGATGATACATTAGCAAGACTTAAGAGTTTTCCAAATGTAGTTATTACACCTCATTTAGGATTCTATACAGATGAAGCTGTATCAAATATGGTTGAAATTACTCTTATGAATTTACAAGAGTTTGAATTAAAAGGAACTTGTAAAAATCAAAGAGTATGTAAATAA